CTTACCAAACCCACTTCACAGATGCAGAGTCTGATACTCACGAAGTTTAGTAATGTGTATGAATTTGCACAGGTATTAAGGGGCAGGGTTGAAACTAGACCCCTAGTCTGGACTAGTCTAGAGCCCACCTTAGTCTCTTAATTCAATTTCACCCTTCTAAAGAatgtattggggtgcctgggtggctcagtcattaactgtctgcctttggctcaggtcatggtcccagagtcctaggatcaggcctgcattgggctccctgctcagtggagagcctgcttctccctctccctctgcttgtattctctctctctctctctcaaataaataaaatcctttaaaaatgtatcttaggCAATCAAAAGGAGGACTCTGTGCTCATACTACTGGGTTGGAATATATTCCTAGAGCAGTATGAATACCAAAATAAGTGAGAggcatgaataaagaaaagaatacatgGTGATAATATGATCATTTACACATGAAATGTCAGATAACCTTGAAATATGAGGAACTCATAAAATCATCCTGGACAATTCCTTCCCCATACAGTATAAATTTATCAGAAAAGAATTTACATGAGCCTCAGTCTGGCtgatgaagaaagggaaaatatcagCACGTTTCCCCCCTAACAACCCATCACCTTCCTGGGACTCCTGCCTTGTGCTTTAGCTTCCTCATCTCACATCACTCCTAGGACAGGGATCAAGGTTTGCGGAGGGTAAACTGCTCAGGTGTCGGTAAGGATGTACCATCTCCAAGAAAGCCTTTAATCCAAGAGTCAGGAACCTAGATGAAAAGCCCAATGTTAGAGGCCTTGGGAGACCAATATCCCAGAATGTAGGCGATCACACATAGGCTTCCACCTGCTTTCAGACTTAGAGGGCTTCAGACAGCATTGTCAGGTTGAGCATgctctcatttattcttcaggCCTCTCAAGGACTTAAGAGCTTCGGCCAAAGAACAATGTCAGGTCAGTAGAAGGAGGAGTCCCAGCCCCTGATAGATATAAAGGAATTATAGAAGGACTCAGCCAGAACAATGGGATTCCAGAAAGTCTGATTTGGGTCCTCTACTATAGGAGAACAGACATACTCTTTTGGACGTGGCTAATTCTGAGTTCTAATTCAGAGGTCCCCAGAAATCAAAGTTCCCCTGTGTACTTTGATTTGATGGATGCAGCTTCAGGGCAGTAGAAAGAGGAGTCCCAAGAACTCTGAATAAGAATGAgggaatcagggcagcccgggtggctgagcggtttagcgccgccttaggcccagggcctgatcctggagacccgggatcgagttccgcgtcaggctccctgcatagaacccgcttctccctctgcctgtgcctgttcctctctctctctctctctctcaagtaaataaataaatagataaataaataaataaaatcttaaaaaaaaaaagaatgagggaatcTCTCACCCTAGAATGGAGGATCCAGACAAATTTCCCCCAGCTGTTGGCTCTGGGCTGCCCAGGACAGAGTCGTGAGGTAGAAGaacccccacctgcccccagtcTCGCTGGAGTGTCTCACATAGGTGGGGACAGCTCTAGATTTGCAGACCTTAAGAAGAGTCACAATAAGGACCCTGATTGTTCAGTAGGGATCATCCTACCAGCAGAGGGTATCAAACAGAGCCCCATCGTATTCCAAGCCCTAGGGGGCCTCCAAAGAGCTAGCACTGACTCCACCTGTGGGATCTCAGGGAGTATAAAAGCCCTTGGTCTGAAAAGGAAAGCCCCAGTTCTGCCAAGGGCAGAGTCTTGGCCTTAATTGAAGATGAGGACCCTGAGTGCTGATGAGGGgacaacttccttttttaaaaaaggccttctaaaaaataaataaataaaataaaataagataaaataaaataggggatccctgggtggcgcagcggtttggcgcctgcctttggccctgggcgcgatcttgaagacccgggatcgaatcccacatcgggctccaggttcatggagcctgcttctccctctgcctgtctctctgcctctctctctctgtgactatcataaataaataaaaattaaaaaatgataataataaaataaaataaaaaaggcctTCTAGGGGGTACCTGGGTCGCTCAGGCCATTAAGCGTGAGATTCTAGATCtcagctcctgtcatgatctcagggtagtgagatctaGGCCTGCGTGGGGCTCTGCCCTGGgaacagagcctgcttaagatgctctctcttcctctccctctgccgcttccCACGGCACCtctcatgctaaaaaaaaaaaaaaaaaaaaaaccaaacccacagAATGCCTCCAAGAGCCCTGCTCCTGCTTTCAGGCTTCTGTGGCCCAGGAAGGAGTAGCCAGGAGAATAGCAAGAGgactggggaggctgggggctctgggCGCTGGCAGGCCCGggccagcagagagagaagcccaggcccagagagACGCGGTGAGGACCTGCGTGAGGAGCCCTAAGCAGTGAAGTCGCACAGAGCCCCGCCTCTGCTTTCAATCCTTGGAGACCCTGGACCGCGGCCAACACCGGATGCGGTTCACCCGACTTCCGTTCTGGGTGGGGCTTCCACCGCCGGGCGCCATATTTGTGCGCTTGGCGGGAGCCGGATTCCCGGGACTGATCTGAATTCAAGGTAAGAACTCTGAGGGGGAACCGAAGAGATTCCTCCTCCCCCCTCGGCCTCCCATAATAAAGTTGGGTCCCTGAACCTGACCCTTCGGTTTGGCTCAGGGAGGTCCCAGCGGCCTATAAGGCCAAATTTGGCCTAGAAAGGCTCACAGACAAGGCCTTGGTCTGTGGGAGTAGCCCCGATTCTACACACGGAGGGGAACTAGGGCCTGACTGGATTGAGATTAGGGCCCCGAGTACAATGAGTAAACCTTTACGTAACAGAAGGGGCCATACTAGGAAGCCCCCATGCACTCTGCCCTGGGAGGTTCCCAGAAGGGTAGACAGACGTCAAGAGAGCTGATTTCCCTTCTAGCAACTAAGGGAATTGAGGGTTACACTAGACAACTCCCAAACTCAGCAAAGCGGGCCCTGGGCAGAACTGGCAGGCTGAGGTGCCTCCTCATTTTCACTGGAGGTGAtttcagggaggggagggccttGGTCTCGTGGAATAAGCCCCACTCAGCAAAAGGGACCCAGTCCCCAACAGGAGTCAAGGTTGTGATACTAAGTGAGGATGGAGGACTCTTCCCAAAAAGAAGGGGGCCACATAAAGGCCTAGTCCTGTTTTCATACCTGGGATACTTGGGCATGGTAACATGATACCTTATACTCACTTCTTCCCAGAACATGTCCGGGAGGTGATGGGCCAGGTCAAAGCAGGCAGCCTCAGGCCAGCAGAGATAGGATTTGAGGTTATGCCAGGTGGCATAGTGAGGACCTTGAGAACTCTGGGCATGTCCCATGCCATATCATTGGAGCCCCAAAGCATCCTGCCTATTATCAGGCCTGGGAAGCCTCAAGGATAGATGTCAGGCAGAGGTGTTCATCAGTTCCCATTCCATGGTAACAGGACAGTGAGGGTCTTGGGCCAAGGGGAGTGGTTCTAGGCCAGCAGAGGAAGAAATCTTAGACCCTACCATGAGTCAGATTTAGACCTTGAGTGGGGATCCTATAGGGGATCACCTGCCATAGGACATTAGTTTTCCTGCAATAGCTTTTACCCTTGGGGGACCATGTTTGGTTAGATAAGGTGGTCTTCATTCTTCTTATTGGGACTTAGGAAAGTTGGCTCTTGCTATGAGGACATtagcactaattcaaaaaaaaagtgGAGCTTCTCTACCAGGAGCCAAATTGAGGAACCTGAGTGAGGAATCAAGGGTTCATCCTATCCTAAATAGAGGAGACATCGAAGTGCCCATCTTAACCCTTTGATTTCATCCCAGGAACTCAGAGGGAAGGGCTGtcaggttgaacatctgcctcacTTCTTTATATCAGTTATAAAGGCAATGGTATTATTAGTCTGAAGGTGCAGCCACCAGTCAACAGAGGGGAGTGGTGTTAAACCTTTCAAGGAGCCACAATGAGGACCCTAAATGATGCTGAGGATCCCAGTGAAGTCAGGCCAGAGAGGACCTTCTTGAGTTCACAGTACTGGATATCCCCTAGCAGGGAGGTAGACCGAGGCACCCCTTTAGTTCCTTCTCCTGGGTCCCAGGGAGCTTTGAGGTGTCAACTTTATAGTAGCAAAGGGGAGAGTTCCCAGCTCTGCCAAGAGTTGACATAATACTAAAGATAAACTGAGAAGACCCAGCATGCCAGAACACAGGGGGCCTCACAGCAAACACCTGCTCTCACCTGAGTAAACCCAAGGCAGGGCTAGTAGGATGCAAATAAGACTCACTTTGAGGGTTTTGTGGTTCCTTTCTGGGATTTTTAGAGGACAGGCTGACCAAGAGAATGGGAGCCTTTGTAGGGTCCTAGAACAGCACCCTCAAGGATGCTTCAGAGGTGGCCTTTAATAAAGCCaaagtgtgtgtggtgggggggtgcctgggtagctcagttggttaaacatctgtcttcagttccggtcatggtcctggggtcctgggatagagcccctcagtggggagtctgcttctctctctaccctgcccctccccctgcttgtgcgcacgctctcttgctctctctctctctaagtaaataaaatatttaaaaaataataaagccaaagTAGAATCTACCTGTTGAAGGTGATAGCACCATCTTATTCTCCCTCCTGCAGGTGCACAAATCACCTGTCTCACACTCTTGCGTGCCATCCCTGATCACAGCCATTATGCCTCGTGGTCAGAAGAGTAAGCTCCGTGCTCGTGAGAAACGCCGCCGTAACAGAGATGAGACCCAAGGTCTCCAGAGTGCTCAGGCCACCacagcagaggaggaagagaccaCTCCTTCCACCTCTTCTGTTTTAGGGAATGTTCCCCCAAGCTCCCCTGTTGCTAGCACTTCCCAGGAGCCTCAGGAAGCCCCAACCACCACCAGGGCTGTTGCAGGTGGTTCACGCCGCAGATCTAATGCAGGTGCCAAGAGCCAGGTTGAGGGAGGTAAACATTCCTCCCAGGCCTCAACTTCCACTGCGAGTGCTCCCAAAGATCCTCTAACCGGGAAGGTGGGGTTGTTGGTGCAGTTCATGCTGTATAAGTATAAATTGAAGGAGCCCATTAAAAAAGCAGAGATGCTGAAGATCATCAACAAAAGGTACAGGGAGCATTTCCCTGAAATCTTCAAGAGAACCTCTGAGCGCATGGAGCTGGTCTTTGGCCTAGAATTAAAGGAAATCAAGCCTGGTGGTCACTCCTATACCCTCATGAGCACCCTAAACCTCACCAGTGATAGCGATGTGAGCAATGGCTGGGGCTTTCCTAAGAATGGGCTTCTTATGCCTCTCCTGGGTGTGATCTTCTTGAATGGCAACTGCACTTCTGAAGAAGGTATCTGGGAATTCCTGAATATCTTGGGCATCTATGATGGAAAGAGGCACTTCATCTTTGGGGAGCCAAGGAAGCTCATCACCCAAGATTTGGTGCAGGAAAAGTACCTGGAATACCGCCAGGTGTCCGGTAGTGATCCTCCACGCTACGAGTTCCTGTGGGGCCCGAGAGCCCATGCCGAGACCAGCAAGATGAAAGTCCTAGAGTTTTTGGCGAAGGTCCATGATACCGTCCCCAGTGTGTTCCTGCCCCATTATGAAGAGGCTCTGCGAGATGAGGAAGAGCGAGCCCAGGCCAGAGCCACGGCTAAGGCTGCCTCTGCTACCAAGGCCAGTGCACATTCCAGGGCCACATCCAGCCACTCCACTCCTCCCTAGAGAGGGCTGAGTCAGATTCTTCACTTTGTGGTTGGAAAGGCCTGTTACCTAGTGTTCCTGATATACATACATAACTTGctagctttgtttttgtttttcaagcaGTGTTATTTTCAACAGAAAGTTTATTTAGATTCAGAATATAAATTTATGAAGGATATGGATCACACATTTATTGCTGTTTATCAGGTTTAGGagtaagagttttatttttttgaaatagagaTTGGAAATCCTTAAATCACTTTTGTGATCCAGAATAAGCTAACATGGCTCTAGGATAGGAATATCCTTAGATATTTGAAAGAGTTCCACACTAAAATAGTTGGGAAcagaagatggatggatggatggatggatggatggatggatggatagatagatagagtaaAAATTGGTTAATTCTTGGTTTGCTTTACTTTCTGTAAACTTAAAAGACATATACCTGAATTTGTTTATGTTTGTCAAGAATGTTTGAGAATatagggcaccctgggtggctcagtggtttagcactgccttcagcccagggcgtgatcctagagacccgggttcgagtcccatgtcaggcttcctgcatggagcctgcttctccctctgcctgtgtctctgcctctctctctatctgtttctcgaataaataaataaaatctttttaaaaaatgtttgagaatataaattatagtgaaTCAGACCTATTTACTTGTGTCTCTTATTTTAAACAGACATTGAGCATCTGTTCTTGGGAAGTCTTCATCCTTGTACTGGGGATATTTAGTCAAAGAAGACCCAGACTCTGCCCATGCAATTATAGATTCTAAGAGCAGCTGTCCTTATGGAAGAGGGTGAGATAGTACTTCATAAAGAACAAGTGAAAAGCATGGTAAAGAGGAGGCGAGGAGAACATACTACTTAGTTTTCATTCCTAAGGAGAATTTTGGGTGATTGGGAGGTTTTCTTGGCCAGAGCACTGCATATTCTTCAACATGTCTtagatgtaaaaataaacaacaaaaaaaccctcagctACATAGATGATAATGTCTGAGGTCAAAATAATCACAGTAATTGCCATTCCTTAATGTCTAAGCACAAGACAGGCCCAGCAACAGATGCTTTCTGTACATTACACACACTCCACCAGTCCTACAAGATAGGGCTTATCAAACCTACTTCATAGAGAAGAGCCTGAGGCTCATAGAGTTAGAGTTTGACAATGTGCCAGAATTCATAGGGCTAGGGCATGAGAAGGTGGACTAGATGATTATAGAGCCCACACTGTTTTACTATTCCCACCCTGGACACAGCCTGTGTTTCTTATTTAAGATTTAGTTTCAGTACTTCAAGATTTGTCTTAGGTGATCAAAAGAATGGCTTTGTATCCAAACTCCTGAATTGAAATATATAGCCAGAGCAAAAAGAAtaccaaaataattgaaaagtataaataaatgatgagaTTAGGTGACAGTGTGACCATCTACATTTGCATTATTAAATAACCTCAAAAGATTAGGAGCTCACAAAATCAGTCTGGACAATCTGTTACCCATGGAAAGTAAATCTACCAGAATAGAAGTTACATGAGAATCTTTACCTGGCTGTGAATGGAAGGAATAGatcaatatattttttcccctgacAGCCCCACACCACCTGGCCTGGAATTCCTGCCTTGTGCTACAGCTTCCCCATTTCATATCACTCCCAGGATAAAGATGCATTCTCTACAAGGTTTGCAACGCATAAAGTGCTCCAGAGTTTGCAGAGCTGTGGAATTTGCCAGGAAGCCATAAGTcctagagacaaaaaaaaaaaataaaaaataaaaaaaatttaaaaaaaaggtgagggCCCCATGTAGAAGGAGGATTGGAGAGACTAACACCGCAGAACACAGGGGGTGCCAGGGGCTTCAAACCCATCTGTTCTTAAACATGGAGGGTCTCAGACACAGTTTTCAAGATGAGCATACCCTCACTTATTCTTAAggcttctcactgccataagagcATTCATCTAAGGGCAGAGTTCTCAGGTCACTAGAGAAAAGAGTATCAGTCTATCAGAAATTATGGAGATAGACCTGAAAGAGGATGAAGAAATGACCCAGCCAGGACAGTGCAATCCCATAAAAATCCTGTCCCAATAGTCAGCTCAGTGAGTTCAGAGACTTTTGGCTGCTTGTGGCTAACACTGACTTTCAACTGAGGTCCCAGGAAGATGAGGCCTTTGTCTGAGGGCTATATCCTCAGATCAGCAGAGAGGGTGGAGGCCCAGGAAAAGGGAAGGCTCCAAGTAAAGACACTGTGTGTTGACATGGGGATCACCCAACCCACAGCTGACGGGGCTACAACTAACCCCTTTTCTACTCTTAGCCTGGGAGGCACAGGCAAGAGCTGACAGGCTCAAGTGCCCCCCGACTTCTGCCTGGAGCATCTCAAGGAGATGAGGACCTTGGTTTACAAGCTGGTTGTTCAGAAGTAGAATCCCAGTTCTTACAGTGTCAAGGTAAGAATCCTATATgagggggcatctggatggctcagtcggttaagagtccaacttggtttcagctcacgccatgatctcatggtcatggaattgagctccatgctcagtggggagtcttcttgaagattctctccttcagcccctccccTACCTCGCATGCTcatcctctctctaaaataagtaaatacatctttcaaaaaaagaatatgggagcctgggtggctcagtctgttaggcgtctgcctttcactcaggtcatgatcccagggtcctggcatcaagtctcaagttgggctccctgctcggaggaaggagcctgctccttcctctccctctgcccttccccacctgctcatgttctctctctgtctcctttctctctctctctctctcataccctctctctctctaataaataaaaactttaaaaattaaaaaggaatcgTGTAAGAGGGATGAGGCAACCAACTACTCCATTCCAGATATATTATGATATGCCAGAGCAATAATAGTACTATAATAAATACGAGGtatgaataaagggaaaaaagaaatatttgcaggCTATAGGATCATCTACATATGTGATTTCAGAAAAGATCAGGAGCTCAAAAAAATTATCTGACTCAGCCACttccttataaaaaataaatgtgaagggggaggggcaagatggcggaagagtagggtccccaaatcacctgtccccaccaaattacctagataaccttccaatcatcctgaaaatctacgaattcggcctgagatttaaagagagaacagctgaaatgctaccgtgagaagagttcgtgcttctatcaaggtaggaagacgggggggggaaaagaaataaagaaacaaaaggcctccaaagGGGAGGGACccagcgaggagccgggctaaggccggggcgagtgtccccaggacaggagagccccgtctgggagaagcaggagccgCACCAACCTTCCTGGGcagaaaggcgcccgcagggagttagagcaggaccccaggagggcggggatgccctcaggctccctgggacactaacagacacctgcgcgcccaggagagtgcatcgggctccctaaagggctgcagggTGCACACATTGACCCGGGAGCAGATaggaggggctggggcggcggccctgccccggagcctccaggcccctgcagaggagagctccggagttcctgcgggggtgactccagggctccagagctggccccgccactggagttgttcctcctggggcctaacggggtaaacaaccccctctgagccctgcaccaggcagggggcagagaagctcccccaagtgctaacacctgaaaatcagcacaacaggccctcccccagaagaccagctagacagacaagttccaggggaagtcaagggacttaaagtatacagaatcagaagatactcccacgtggttttttttttctttttgatttctgattgcttcccccgccgtttttttcccctttctttctttttctttctctttttcttctcttttttcctttttttcttccttttttcttttttctttttctcttttttttccttctttctctctctttttctccttttcccaatacaacttgtttttggccactctgcactgagcaaaatgactagaaggaaaacctcatctcaaaagaaagaatcagaaatagtcctctctcccacagagttacaaaatctggattacaattcaatgtcagaaagccagttcagaagcactattatacagctactggtggctctagaaaaaagcataaaggactcaagagacttcatgactgcagaatttagatccaatcaggcagaaattaaaaatcaattgaatgggatgcaatccaaactagaagtcctaatgacgagggttaacgaggtggaagaacgagtgagtgacatagaagacaagttgacggcaaagagggaaactgaggaaaaagacaattaaaagaccatgaagacagattaagggaaataaacgacagcctgaggaagaaaaacctacgtttaattggggttccggAGGGCatcgaaagggacagagggccagaatatgtatttgaacaaatcctagctgaaaactttcctaatctgggaagggaaacaggcattcagatccaggaaatagagagatccccccctaaaatcaatgaaaaccgttcaacacctcaacatttaatagtgaagcttgcaaattccaaagataaagagaagatcctcaaagcagcaagagacaagaaatccctgacttttatggggagaagtattagggtaacagcagacctctccacagagacctaccaggccagaaagggctggcaggatatattcagggtcctaaatgagaagaacatgcaaccaagaatactttatccagcaaggctctcattcaaaatggaaggagagataaagagcttccaagacagccaggaactgaaagaatatgtgacctccaaaccagctctgcaagaaattttaagggggactcttaaaattcccctttaagaagaagtccagtgcaaaaatccacaaaaacaaggactgaatagatatcatgatgacactaaactcatatctgtcaatagtaactctgaacgtgaacgggcttaatgaccccatcaaaaggcgcagggtttcagatgataaaaaagcaggacccatctatttgctgtctacaagagactcattttagacagaaggacacctacagcctgaaaataaaaggttggagaatcttttaccattccaatggtcctcaaaagaaagcaggggtagccatctttatatcagataaactaaaatttaccccgaagactgtagtgagagatgaagagggacactatctcatacttaaaggatctatccaacaagaggacttaacaatcctcaatatatatgccccgaatgtgggagctgccaaatatttaaaccaattaataaccaaagtgaagaaatacttagataataatacacttatacttggtgacttcaatctagctctttctaccctcgataggtcttctaagcacaacatctccaaagaaatgagagctttaaatgatacactggaccagatggatttcacagatatctacagaacattacatccaaactcaactgaatacacattcttctcaagtgcacatggaactttctccagaatagaccacatactgggtcacaaatcgggtctgaaccgataccaaaagattgggattgtcccctgctaattctcagaccataatgccttgaaattagaactaaatcacaagaagaagtttggaaggacctcaaacacgtggaggttaagaccatcctgctaaaagatgaaagggtcaaccaggaaattaaggaagaattaaaaagattcatggaaactaatgagaatgaagacacaaccgttcaaaatctttgggatgcagcaaaagcagtcctaagggggaaatacatcacaatacaagcatccattcaaaaactggaaagaactcaaatacaaaag
The nucleotide sequence above comes from Canis lupus dingo isolate Sandy chromosome X, ASM325472v2, whole genome shotgun sequence. Encoded proteins:
- the LOC112654628 gene encoding melanoma-associated antigen B2-like; the protein is MPRGQKSKLRAREKRRRNRDETQGLQSAQATTAEEEETTPSTSSVLGNVPPSSPVASTSQEPQEAPTTTRAVAGGSRRRSNAGAKSQVEGGKHSSQASTSTASAPKDPLTGKVGLLVQFMLYKYKLKEPIKKAEMLKIINKRYREHFPEIFKRTSERMELVFGLELKEIKPGGHSYTLMSTLNLTSDSDVSNGWGFPKNGLLMPLLGVIFLNGNCTSEEGIWEFLNILGIYDGKRHFIFGEPRKLITQDLVQEKYLEYRQVSGSDPPRYEFLWGPRAHAETSKMKVLEFLAKVHDTVPSVFLPHYEEALRDEEERAQARATAKAASATKASAHSRATSSHSTPP